In Aurantimicrobium minutum, the following proteins share a genomic window:
- a CDS encoding MFS transporter: MSITDYRAIQRRSLRVLAAGQILGGLGMGAAFSLGSLLTAEVGGSPAYAGLSATMSTLGTALFAIPLARLAGRVGRRYALATGGAIGLVGAVMVIVAAGMSNLPLLLVSMLTLGAGGAVNLQTRFAAADLARAETRARDLSLVVWATTIGIVAGPNLVGPGDALGDSLGLPLFTGAFAIAAFAQLCSAVLFLTALRPDPLLLAKQRAIDEGVPAPAARRGFGVAVKILAETPAGAVAVFTLAMSHATMVAVMAMTPVHLALHDVVLPMIGLVISLHTAGMYAFSPVFGWLADRIGRTTTILIGQAILFSSLVVNFSAPDSVGAVTIALVLLGLGWSASTVSASALLTESVAAENRTTVQGFSDSVMSFAGAGGGALAGLVLAAVGYGLLNVWVMCLVGLVAISVLLLGWRNKSVHTA; this comes from the coding sequence GTGAGCATCACCGACTATCGAGCAATTCAACGTCGCTCATTGCGCGTATTGGCCGCCGGCCAAATACTCGGTGGGCTAGGAATGGGTGCAGCCTTTTCCTTAGGCTCATTGCTCACCGCGGAAGTTGGTGGCTCTCCTGCTTATGCTGGCCTTTCAGCCACCATGTCCACGCTAGGTACTGCTCTTTTTGCGATTCCTCTGGCTCGTTTAGCTGGTCGCGTGGGCCGACGTTATGCGCTCGCAACCGGAGGTGCCATTGGTCTCGTCGGAGCCGTCATGGTGATTGTTGCTGCCGGTATGTCGAACTTGCCATTGCTGTTGGTGAGCATGTTGACCCTCGGAGCCGGCGGGGCAGTGAATCTGCAGACTCGCTTCGCGGCTGCAGATTTAGCAAGAGCTGAAACTCGCGCTCGTGATCTTTCGCTGGTGGTGTGGGCCACAACAATTGGCATAGTTGCCGGGCCCAACCTGGTTGGCCCTGGAGATGCTTTAGGGGACTCCCTGGGATTGCCATTGTTTACCGGTGCATTCGCCATCGCAGCCTTTGCGCAACTATGTTCGGCTGTTCTTTTCCTTACTGCTCTTCGTCCAGACCCGCTGCTACTTGCTAAACAACGCGCTATTGACGAGGGCGTTCCCGCTCCTGCGGCACGCAGAGGTTTTGGCGTTGCCGTCAAGATCCTGGCAGAGACTCCCGCCGGTGCAGTTGCCGTGTTTACGCTCGCAATGAGCCACGCCACGATGGTTGCCGTGATGGCCATGACCCCGGTTCACTTGGCTTTGCACGATGTGGTCCTTCCGATGATTGGTTTGGTAATCAGTCTGCATACCGCTGGAATGTATGCCTTTTCGCCGGTATTCGGATGGCTTGCAGACCGCATTGGTCGCACCACAACCATCTTGATTGGCCAAGCAATTCTTTTCTCTTCATTGGTTGTGAACTTTTCAGCGCCAGATTCTGTCGGTGCTGTCACTATTGCGCTGGTGCTGTTAGGTCTGGGCTGGTCTGCCTCAACTGTTTCCGCCAGCGCGTTATTGACTGAATCTGTTGCGGCAGAAAATCGAACAACAGTTCAAGGTTTCTCTGACTCGGTAATGAGTTTTGCTGGCGCTGGCGGAGGGGCACTTGCTGGTCTGGTCCTTGCGGCTGTGGGATATGGCCTGCTGAACGTGTGGGTGATGTGCCTAGTTGGGCTGGTTGCTATTTCGGTCCTCCTGTTGGGCTGGCGCAACAAGAGCGTGCACACCGCTTAA
- a CDS encoding proline--tRNA ligase: protein MPTRLSHLFLRTLREDPSEAEVTSHKLLLRAGYIRRQAPGVFAWLPLGLRVKANIEKIIREEMTAAGAQEVHFPALLPKEPYEITGRWTEYGDGIFRLKDRKEADYLLAPTHEEVFTLLVKDLYNSYKDLPVCLYQIQDKYRDEARPRAGLLRGREFTMKDAYSFDISDEGLAQSYQAQRDAYERIFTRLGLDYVIVKADAGAMGGSRSEEFLHPTEVGEDSFVRSAGGYAANIEAFTTVVPASRPIEGQPAARVFDSPNTPTIESLVNHLNENEPREDGRSWNAADTLKNVVLALTHLDGRRELISIGLPGDREVELARVEVAFSPAAVEAATEEDFAKNKALVKGYIGPWSENGPVLGEKGSSKIRYFVDPRVVDGTAWVTGANVDQKHVLNVVAGRDFIADGVVEASDVRDGDPAPDGSGPVEIARGMEIGHVFQLGRKYAEALGLKVLDENGKLVTVTMGSYGIGVTRILAVIAETNNDDKGLIWPENVSPFDIHVIATGKDDEVFEAAEKLVAELEGARYEVLYDDRPKVSPGVKFGDAELIGVPKILIVGKGLSDGVVELWDRRTNERTSVPVGDVLSQL, encoded by the coding sequence GTGCCTACACGTCTATCTCACCTGTTCCTGCGTACTCTGCGCGAAGACCCTTCTGAAGCTGAAGTAACCAGCCACAAGCTTTTGCTCCGCGCTGGATACATTCGCCGTCAAGCTCCGGGTGTTTTTGCATGGTTGCCGCTTGGGCTTCGCGTGAAGGCCAACATTGAGAAGATCATCCGTGAAGAGATGACGGCAGCTGGAGCGCAGGAAGTTCATTTCCCTGCGTTGCTGCCTAAAGAGCCATATGAGATCACCGGTCGCTGGACCGAATATGGCGATGGAATTTTCCGCCTCAAGGACCGTAAAGAAGCTGACTACCTTCTGGCACCTACGCACGAAGAAGTCTTCACTCTCTTGGTCAAGGACCTATACAACTCTTACAAAGACTTGCCAGTGTGCCTTTACCAAATCCAGGACAAGTACCGTGATGAGGCACGTCCCCGTGCAGGTCTGTTGCGTGGACGCGAATTCACTATGAAAGACGCCTACTCCTTCGATATCTCTGATGAAGGACTGGCGCAAAGCTACCAAGCTCAACGTGATGCGTACGAGCGTATTTTTACCCGCCTTGGCCTGGACTACGTCATTGTGAAAGCAGACGCCGGAGCCATGGGCGGTTCGCGCTCGGAAGAGTTCCTGCACCCCACCGAGGTTGGTGAGGACTCCTTTGTGCGCAGCGCGGGTGGATACGCCGCCAACATTGAAGCGTTTACAACAGTTGTTCCTGCATCACGCCCCATCGAGGGACAGCCTGCTGCTCGGGTATTTGATTCACCCAACACGCCCACAATCGAGTCGTTGGTGAATCACCTCAATGAGAACGAGCCTCGTGAAGATGGTCGCAGCTGGAACGCGGCAGATACCCTCAAGAACGTTGTGTTGGCACTAACCCACCTTGATGGCAGGCGTGAACTGATCTCAATTGGTTTGCCAGGCGATCGTGAAGTTGAACTTGCCCGCGTTGAAGTGGCTTTCTCCCCTGCTGCAGTTGAAGCAGCAACGGAAGAAGATTTCGCCAAGAACAAGGCTCTGGTTAAGGGATACATCGGCCCATGGTCAGAAAATGGTCCCGTTCTGGGAGAAAAGGGAAGCAGCAAAATTCGCTACTTCGTTGACCCTCGCGTAGTTGATGGAACCGCGTGGGTTACCGGTGCCAATGTAGATCAGAAGCATGTGCTCAATGTTGTTGCTGGTCGCGATTTCATCGCAGATGGTGTTGTGGAAGCCTCGGATGTTCGCGATGGTGATCCGGCACCCGACGGTTCAGGACCTGTTGAGATTGCACGTGGTATGGAAATCGGTCACGTTTTCCAGCTGGGACGTAAGTATGCCGAAGCACTTGGTCTGAAGGTTCTTGACGAAAACGGCAAGCTTGTCACCGTCACAATGGGGTCTTATGGAATTGGCGTGACACGTATCCTCGCCGTGATTGCCGAGACCAACAATGACGACAAGGGTTTGATCTGGCCAGAAAACGTCTCACCATTCGACATACACGTCATCGCCACCGGTAAAGATGATGAGGTATTCGAAGCCGCAGAGAAACTGGTTGCTGAGCTTGAAGGCGCGCGCTACGAGGTTTTATATGACGACCGCCCCAAGGTTTCACCCGGCGTGAAGTTTGGTGATGCTGAACTGATCGGTGTGCCCAAGATTCTCATTGTTGGTAAGGGATTATCAGACGGCGTTGTTGAGCTGTGGGATCGTCGCACCAACGAGCGCACCAGCGTTCCTGTCGGAGACGTACTTTCTCAGCTCTGA